The Silvibacterium dinghuense DNA window ATGGCAAAGCCGGACTTGTGAATCAGCACACCGGAGGTGTGCACGAAGCGATCCGTCGTGCGGCCGAAGAAGCGGTTAAACCAGTCGAAGAAGTGCTTGAGCGGTCCCGGCTTACGTTCCTTGTCCTTCGGCTTGAGCAGCAGCGCAGAGAGCGCCGGGCTCAGCGTCAGAGCATTGAAGGCTGAGATCAACACCGAGATCGCGATGGTGATCGCGAACTGCTGATAAAGCCGGCCGGTGATACCCGGGATAGCCGCCGTTGGGATGAACACTGCGGCAAGGATCAGCGCGATGGCCACGACTGGGCCACCCACCTCCTCCATTGCCTTGATGCTCGCATCCTTCGGCGTCATGCCCTCGTCGATATGGTGCTCGACCGCTTCCACCACGATGATCGCGTCGTCGACGACGAGACCGATCGCCAGCACTAATCCGAACAGCGATAGCGTGTTAATCGAAAAACCGAGGAAGGGGAAGATGATGAATGTGCCGATCAGCGATACCGGCACCGCCATCAGCGGAATGAGCGTAGCGCGCCAGCCTTGCAGGAAGACGAACACCACCAGGATCACAAGTCCCAGAGCGAGGAACAATGTGATCACAATTTCGTGGATACCGGCGGTAACGGCCAGCGTCGTATCCAGCGGCACGTCGTAACGCATACCCGCCGGGAAGGTCGTAGACAGCTCCGCCAGCTTCTTGCGTACGCCGATTGCCGTCTGCACGGCATTCGCGCCCGGCAGCTGATACACCGCGAGGACACCGGAAGGAGCCTTGTTGTAGCGCGCCGTCAGGTTATAGACCTGCGTGCCCAGCTCGACACGCGCCACGTCGCGCAGATGCAGCACAGAACCATCTGCATTCGCACGAATGACGATGTTGCCGAACTCCTCCGGCGTTACCAGTCGGCCTTGTGTGCGTACCGTGTAGGTAAACTGCTGGCCGTTCGGCACCGGCTCGCCACCGATCTGACCGGCGGGGTACACATTGTTCTGTGTCTGCAGTGCGTTGATGACATCCGTCGCCGTCACACCCAGCTTGGCCAGCTGATCCGGCTTGACCCACACGCGCAGTGCGTACTGACCTCCAAAGACCTGGATGCGTGAGACACCCGGAACACGCGTGAGTTCGTCCTGCAGGTTGATGATCGCGTAATTCGTCAGGAAATCCGCGCTGTAGCGATTATCCGGAGCGCTGAGGTTCACCAGCATCAGCGGCGAAGTCAACGACTTCTGCACCGTGATACCGGCCTGCGTCACCACCGAAGGGATTTCGCCCTGAATCTGCGATACGCGGAGCTGCGACAGAACCTGATCGATATCAGGATTCGTCTTTACGTCGAAGTCCACGTACACGGTCGACTGACCGTTGTTCGCGTTGACCGAGTACATGTACAGCATGTTGTCCACGCCGTTCATCTGCTGCTCGATCGGCGTCGATACTGCCTGTTCCAACGTCTTCGCATCCGCACCCGGATACGTCGACTGCACCATGATCTCCGGCGGCACAATATCCGGATACTGCGCCGTCGGAAGCGTCGCCAGCGACACGGCTCCAATAATCACCGTGAGAATCGCAATGACGATGGCCACAATCGGCCGGCGAATAAAAAATTTCGACATGAACTATCTCCCGGCTCCCTGCGAGCCCGTCATCGATGTCACAGCCGGCGGCTCTCCCTGGTGAGGACTGACCGGCACGCCTTCCTTCAGCTTCTGCAGGTTGTCCAGAATGATCTTCGTTCCCGGCGTGAGACCGCCCGTCACGATCCAGTTATTGCCATACTGCGGTCCGAGCGTCACGTTCACCACGTGTACCGTGCCCTGCGGGCTGACTGTGTACACCTGCTCGATGCCCTGGAGCTCCTGCACTGCAAGCTGCGGCACGAGCAGCACATCGTGCTGTACTTCGGTCTCAGCCGAGACACGGCCGAATTGCCCCGGACGCAGGACATTGCCCGGATTCGGGAAGGCCGCCGCAATGCGGATCGCGCCAGTCTGCTGATTCATCTGGCGATCGACAAAGACGATCTTGCCCGGGTGGTCGTACTTCTGGCCGTTGGCCAGCGTAAGGGTCAGCGGCATCTTCGAATCCAGCAGGTCCGTGCCCTTCTGCTTCGCCCGCTCCACCAGCCCGAGATACTCGCTATCGCTGATCGAGAAGAAGACCTTGATGGGATCGAGTGTCGAGACCGAGGTCAGTGTCGACTGCGTGCTCACCAGGTTGCCCACCTGCGTTGTCGCAGC harbors:
- a CDS encoding efflux RND transporter permease subunit, encoding MSKFFIRRPIVAIVIAILTVIIGAVSLATLPTAQYPDIVPPEIMVQSTYPGADAKTLEQAVSTPIEQQMNGVDNMLYMYSVNANNGQSTVYVDFDVKTNPDIDQVLSQLRVSQIQGEIPSVVTQAGITVQKSLTSPLMLVNLSAPDNRYSADFLTNYAIINLQDELTRVPGVSRIQVFGGQYALRVWVKPDQLAKLGVTATDVINALQTQNNVYPAGQIGGEPVPNGQQFTYTVRTQGRLVTPEEFGNIVIRANADGSVLHLRDVARVELGTQVYNLTARYNKAPSGVLAVYQLPGANAVQTAIGVRKKLAELSTTFPAGMRYDVPLDTTLAVTAGIHEIVITLFLALGLVILVVFVFLQGWRATLIPLMAVPVSLIGTFIIFPFLGFSINTLSLFGLVLAIGLVVDDAIIVVEAVEHHIDEGMTPKDASIKAMEEVGGPVVAIALILAAVFIPTAAIPGITGRLYQQFAITIAISVLISAFNALTLSPALSALLLKPKDKERKPGPLKHFFDWFNRFFGRTTDRFVHTSGVLIHKSGFAMLALAIIAVVAVFMGGKLPSGFIPQEDQGYLFVMTQLPDASSLQRTDATGLQVSDALLSTPGIAGVVQVNGFSLLTQTQSTNAGFFFVSLKPWDTRKSKEEQLATIQATIQRKLMGIGSGLAFSFPPPAIPGIGTSGGVTMILQDRSGNDDPMFLTKNLYAFLGAVSKRPEIAAAMPSYLPAVPQLYADVDREKAMEQQVDLGNIYTTMQTFMGGYLVNYFNRFGRQWQTYVEAEGNTRTNIDNIGQFYVPSANGSQVPLSALVHVKKITGPEFILRFNEYEAAQLNITGAPGYSSGQVRAALEEVFKQTMPPGMGYAYQGMSFQEQQAAQGVPAWAVFGLSLLFVFLILAALYESWTLPFSVLLSTPVAILGAYLALTMRSFENDIFATIGLVMLIGLSAKNAILIVEFAVVKYRAGQSIAQSALEAARLRFRPIVMTAFAFIFGCLPLWTATGSGAGSRRILGTVVIGGMTIATIFGIVMIPVTFAVVEFLSHRFSKHGGKNTTMDSTHPPEFPHGDPSNGPKVEGGHA